One Hevea brasiliensis isolate MT/VB/25A 57/8 chromosome 6, ASM3005281v1, whole genome shotgun sequence genomic window, actttaaatattaaatttgataaaattattattcttaAATTTGATGCAAATTAATGAAACTGAGTTTTTCTGTAGCCTTCAGCCATTAATCTGTATATTCAAACTGAATTTTTCCTACTTCTATACTTTTTAACATTTTCTATGGTAATAGCATTATAAATACCTCACTCTCAATCTCCTTTGCCCATCACAATTTTCTCTCCATAACCTGCTCTAAAAAATTAATGGCACCCTTCAGATGAGAAGAAATCTTCTAACCATCATTGTTGCCATTTGTCTGGCTGCAGAAGCCATGCCCAAAAAtgtagtggctcagaattgtggCTGTGCAGCCAATCTGTGCTGCAGTCAATACGGCTACTGTGGCACCGGTGACCCTTACTGCGGCCAAGGATGCAAAGAGGGTCCTTGCTATTCTACGCCTACGCCCACCACACCATCCAGCAGCGTTTCCGTGGCTGATGTAGTTACTCCTGATTTCTTTAACGGGATAATCAATCAAGCCGCCGGGAACTGTGCAGGCAAGAACTTCTATAGCCGCGATACATTTCTCAGTGCTCTCAATTCATATTCTGATTTTGGCAAGATCGGTTCAGACGATGATTCCAAGCGCGAGATTGCTGCTTTTTTTGCTCATGTTACGCATGAAACAGGACGTACGAACTATTTATCAGCAACATTAATTATACTTTACGTATTAAAACTCATTTCAATAACGAACTTAAAAGAAATTAAACATTCTGTTTTTGCAGACTTCTGCTACATCGAGGAGATAGATGGAGCCTCCAAGGACTACTGCGACGAAAAAAACACGCAGTACCCATGTGTTCCAGGCAAGAACTACTTTGGCCGAGGACCTCTTCAACTGACATGGAACTATAACTATGGACCAGCTGGGCAGAGCAATAACTTTGATGGGTTAAACGCTCCTGAAACTGTGGCCAATGACCCAGTTGTGTCATTTAAGACTGCTCTCTGGTTTTGGATGAACAATGTTCGCCCTGTTGTAACGCAGGGCTTTGGTGCGACTATTAGAGCCATTAACGGTGCAATTGAATGTAATGGTGGAAATTCCGGTGCTGTTCAGGCTCGTATTGGGTATTACACAGATTATTGTAACCAGTTTGGTGTTTCACCTGGAGATAATCTTAGTTGTTAGGTAGGTTACCTTATCGGACttgattatattttaaataataaataatgatGTACTATTGCAGTAAGTAATCTGACTACTCGTCGGAGATGATGTATTACATGCAAAGAATAAAAAAAGAAAGTGGAATTGCatttttttgcttctttctttgttgttgttgttggttttttttttttttttcaacttttgcTCGTTAGGCACTCTAATATTATGATATATTATATCATGcttaatggcttaaataaagtctGATATTGTGATAAATCGTCCACTATATCTCATAAGTGAGTAAAGTTCGAACCAGAAAGTTGATGATTTAAAGAGTCTCTCACATTACATGTCCAGTGCTTGAGGAGATTATTCTTCCTCAAccattaaataaaataatcaacCTTTCTCCCACCTCCCTGTGACCCGCTGCCAACATGACCTTACCCAAACTATTCCCAAAGGCTAGTCCAACCTGTCCTTTTTGATACAGATGAATCTGTGATCAATTTAATATAACAGCCGTTGATGGAGGCTTCCAATGAGGCACTGCACATGTGAAGTTCGTTGAACAAGCCTTTCATGGACATCACCATTCATTTGCTCTTGCAACACCATAGCCAAACGACAAATTTCAACAGGTTCTTTTCAACAATTATCAAACACCAACAGGTTCCTAGCATAATGATAATCAATGCAATATTAGACTCGTCCAAATGCTCTGTAGTATATCTATGTGTGTTTAGGTTGCTAGAAACTTTAAGTTGTAATTATATTCATTCTGTTCATCATTGATAGGATAATCTGTGAATTTATTTTTGATGTTCCCAATTGACTAGGTGTTattttcaattgattttttttttttaatagcaaATAAAAAAATACTCTCTGGGTATGACGATTATAACCTCCTTAGGCTTGAAGTGTGGAGTTATCGGTTAACTTTCTTGACTTAACCCAATCCTATAGGAGGGAACCTAATACTGAATCCGAGGTGGCACCCAATAAGACAAATCATTGGACAATCCATTGCTTCCTCCCATTACACTCCTAAGCGAAGACAATACATAGTCATTATGCTGGTGCGGGGAGTCGAAACGAAATGGGACAAGGCCATCTCACTAGGTTAATCTGATAAGTCCAAATGCTCTATGGTATATCTATAGGCTTAAGTGACGAATTAGCAACTGTTTGCACCAAAAATAATTATCTTATCTCATTAATTACTTTTTAAGGTTTGTGAttagttaaattaatttattgtgattagttaaattaattttttgtaaaattaatttaattaatttcgttgcatcaatttaattataaggcctaaaataaatattttaattattgggGTAGTTATCGGATATTTAATTACTGGAGGTTATTGATTAATGGGAAATTCTTACCTAAACCGAGTTT contains:
- the LOC131180785 gene encoding endochitinase PR4-like, which encodes MRRNLLTIIVAICLAAEAMPKNVVAQNCGCAANLCCSQYGYCGTGDPYCGQGCKEGPCYSTPTPTTPSSSVSVADVVTPDFFNGIINQAAGNCAGKNFYSRDTFLSALNSYSDFGKIGSDDDSKREIAAFFAHVTHETGHFCYIEEIDGASKDYCDEKNTQYPCVPGKNYFGRGPLQLTWNYNYGPAGQSNNFDGLNAPETVANDPVVSFKTALWFWMNNVRPVVTQGFGATIRAINGAIECNGGNSGAVQARIGYYTDYCNQFGVSPGDNLSC